In the Microplitis mediator isolate UGA2020A chromosome 5, iyMicMedi2.1, whole genome shotgun sequence genome, atttatttaaattttattttattttttaatttagcgAGCTGATATTTTCAGGTTGGATCGGCCTTGAGTCggagttaaaatttattaaaataaatgttttaattataaaccgCTTTCTCTTCACTGGCTGATGCCCcgggttaataataataattaaataaaataaatatttttatttcaggcaaAGCACGTCGGTTGAAGCAGGCCAAGGAAGAAGCTCAAGATGAGATCGAAAAATACAGACAGGAACGTGAGAAGCAGTTCAAAGAATTCGAAGCCaaggtataaattttttataattttttttataattataattaatttactttaatGCCAACGATACTTTGACAGCACATGGGCTCCAAAGAAGGCGTAGCAGCGCGCATTGATGCcgatacaaaattaaaaatagaagaaatGAACAGCCAGTTGTTGACTCACAAGGATCCTGTCATTCAGAAAATTCTGGAGCTGGTGTACGACATCAAGCCCGAGTTGCACCCCAACTATCGCCCTGATGTCTAAGCTTTcagcgcaaaaaaaaaaacatattaacaaaacctataataataattattaaaaaataatctatcaATATTCTGTAAGTGTAAATGTCTCCTGTATCTTTCGAAAAGTATATCGTCGTTAAACTGTATTTGGaaacaaattaatatatatacatatattataataacaattatacaCTAACGTAGATGTAGACAGTGATACTCAAACTTTTAGATAATTTATCGAGTCTTtatgacaataattataaaagtatcCAGTTATAATCACAATTGTTTGCAcagcttaaatatttaatcgtaATTTCCAGTTTGAGAATTACTGCAGCACCATTAAGTAACCATGTGtaattatggtaattattgttatcataattattgttaacgAAAAATGTGACGCTGGTTCACCGAGGCCTGGGTGAACCCGCGAGCGCAGactaaaaatatcataataattataaatgttttaaaaaggTGGTGGCTACTAAACTCATATGGTAGATAATTGTTGCTAGGCTTCATTCCAtgatgttttattattttttatttctgtaacATCGAGGACTgttatcattatatttatttagtacgATCTCTTGAGAGTTTCTTGTGTCAGCTCCAAATTATCATGAGACTTTCACGACATCATActgattgataataataaaattaaatttatttacgcttgtattttatttttcttcaaacaataatagttataataaaattagcggcaattatttttatttttaaattcaaaaccaGTAAGTAACTAATAAAGTACACGTTCTATTGGATGTTTATCAGCCTGTACAGTATTAGCGTCGGaaataaatgttataaaaaaaaaaagtaattattgtttttaaaaaatactttcctttgtatttaaatagtttggtgtcaagtaataaattaacttatgGATTATTGCGTAACTACTAAGTTTTGTtggttaattttattgtttgaaagtTTCCGCGGCGCGCTGGCGCATGCGCAGACGAATTTCCGATGACGAAGACgtacaacaataaaaaaaaaggtattttaagtgtatacatatatacagttTGTATTTGCAAAGACGCGATTGCTGATTGGCTGGAGTATAACAAACCTCGGGAAATAACAAGGAGTGGGGAGAAGTTGAGAGAGAAGACGAGGACGAAGGTACGGACGTACGGTGAAGCCTCCATAGGACACGGCTATGGAAGAACACAAAGgggtgaaaataataaaatgaaagagAAAAAGTTTGCGGTGGTGGGAGTCGTGATCAGCTGGTGAGTTCGTGATTCCCCTAATGCTGGCTCTGGTTTAGCTCCGTCGCGCCTCTACTCTTCTGCACGACAATCTCTCCCTCTCTCTCTTTCCCTCGTATCGGTTAACTCAACACTGCACTGGCTCTTCGCTACTCGTACATTTGTGTCTCGCTTCGTACTCGTACACAATTCGCGTTGGGTTCACAGACGTCGGCGGTCCGCACTACGGGACCAACCTTACCAGCgccattcaataaaaaatccaggtttactataatttaaatagtttatacatttaaataaataaatatcacaaataagaataacaataataaatatataaataataataattgtttagtGTGTGTGTCGTACGTCGGTGGTTGATAAGACGTACCGAGAAATGGAAGAAGCTGAAGAGATAAAGAGACTGACGGATAATAAATTGAGTACGCGCATCAGCATCATCACGTTTATCCTGGACGTAGCAACCGACTACGAGGAAAGATCAGTGACAGCGATGCTCAACGTGTCTTTGTAACCTGGTGCAACTGCTGGCTCTGTTACGAGTAACtgttatgataaatatatattattagttCGGTTGCTGGAAAAACCCGCGAATCCGGAGGATTAAGAGCTCCGAGGAAAAGTTATTGTCCGGGTGTGTCGTGATAtttaatcatcatcatcatcaccgagtctgatatttttattttattttttaaaattatttataatttcccggtaattaattcaaagtatCGGATACGTGACCAGTGACGGGATCGCGagtgtttttaaataaaaatataatttaaataattaaattataccacagtcggttttttttgtaaacaaatTTGCAAATTCATAAAGAAGAAGGATGTGGTGCCTCGTGAGCCAGGCGAACTCGGTGATCCTGGAGGTACAGGTGGATCCTCGGGCTATAGGTCGCGAATGTTTGGAGAaggtaaataatatatttgttCATCATACGTATTGTATAACTCGAAATTTAACAAAGCTTTCCACTAGGTAAATAACCAACTGAgactctaattttttttatcactcaccaactaattaaaatatttattattgttatttttatttttatcataactttatttttttagtagcGGAGTAGATTAAATTCGTCGATATTCCTGTGACGATATGGGTCAAGTACGATGTTTGGCAAACGTGTTAAAAAAAGACTATTGATTAAAGTAAACCGTAAACAAATAACGTAACCGTAAATAAAATTCGCATAAACTACCGATTAGTCAACgtccatttgtttattaacACATTTCAATAAACTTTATGTAATGTTACATCAAACATAACTTATCATATTTCTAGCaaaatatgtatgtacatatgtatgtatatagatgGGTAATTAATATGATAATTAGTCCCCAGAGTTTTATCTATTTGAAAGatggttaatttaaaattaaattcagcaAGAGTGTTCGTTCGATAATTTATCAGTATTAAATTCAAGTTAATCTCATTGTAAGCCGTCTGCTAAGATAAGGATACAGCCAAGACTAAAGACACTATTTAAACTCTCTCTTTAATGTCtcatgaattttataataaaataatgtttgGCATTAAATGGGATTTACACGAAATCCTTTTAAATTTCCTGTTGTTGATAATCTCGATGTGAGTTTTCCATTCCCGGCTTCCGTTTGATTTAAATTCATCAGAACATTTAATTGTCCCCAGAgcaaaagttatcttgagtcaagaatattttttcaaacaaacgttttcgggaaccgagtcaagttttttttgagccaagagaattcgtcttggccTGAGATCTCTGCTTTATCCcagaagttttcaaaaaaagtttcttaagTCAAGAGTATTTCATTTCAgtcgggatttttttttgtgttgatattTCGGATACTTGACATGGAAATtcctcattaaatatttaggaCTCGCGAACTCGGTGGATGTAATTTTTGGCTTAGTCAGTGCGAAAAATGATTCACGCTCAAAAATAAcctgattataaataaaatatataagaataattatttggtaGAGGTTGAACAAAATCCATGAGTATGTGTATGAATTAAATGCGACGTGGGGCGTTTGAGGAAAAGGTCGTATAATAATCAAGGGTCAATCTATTTGCATGGGTCGTCGACGCTTGGTTGCAACgctacatatgtatatataattaatacgGTCCTCTCTATGTCTACATAACATATATGTCTCCttattttacttgaaattaatattagcATCACTCGAGTAGAGCGAGTAGATCGTTGATAGTTCGTGCTGAAAGTTAAGCAATTGGGGATGTTACCGCCCGCTATCCTCAACTAAAGTCTGTTCGTGCGTCTAGGTCAACACGCCTATctactgtaaaattaccttaCATACTGTCTCTATCACGTGGTCGTTGTTAAACAGGAAGATACTTTTCATCCTCGTCCACTCTCTTGCATGCAAACTCTCCCCAGTCCCCACGAATCGTTATCGCGATCCATTTACTCACtttcttttatttcaatgGCCATAACTATTGTAGACTACAATAATTGGTCTAAGAGTGATAAAAGTTTAAGAATAATACAAAGGACACTTTAAAAGTTTAACATTTTACCGTTAACTTTAACTTCTGGCATTCCTTATATATAACAACTGCATCCCCACTCGCCCACTACATTCCCATTTCCGCAGGGACTTTTCAAATTAGTCCAAGTGTCAATcgtaaagaaaaatcgcagttTGCTCTTACCTCCTTTCATTGCTAAGTGTAAAACTTTATCCCTCggttcgtatatattttatccgAAGAATTCGATTAACGCGCTAATTGCCAAAGTAAATCGGGTAAATTATCTTTGACACTGATACGAACTttgaaaattcgtttttttaagCTCTAACATTTGCTCTAGACCACACGCTGTACCAGTTATCAGCCGTAGTGATGTATGGTGCTCATAAATTTATACGACGTGGCTCTATTTCATAACTTGATTGACGGGCTATAAATGCTTTGTCACTTTCGTTTCTGATTGGCGCTTTCTTATTTCACGGGCATACACCCGCGGCGATATAGACATAGATATACTATGCGATTAGAGTAGAGCAGAGTGCAGAGTactgattatttaattaataatatagaacACTGAAGATATAGGCTGCCAATCGTACGTCAACCTAGTTGCGGTAATTTGAATATCAGCTGGTTAGTTATTATTACTGTCGTTAAGCGTAATATTGTATAATGATATAgtttgtatacatatatatatatataagcacGCATCATCGAATGTCATTAGAGAGTAATTGCCGGTTATTAGCGACCTTGCACGTGAGTCCCAGCTCGCAGTAAATTAAAGTAatgtcttattattttttaccacAACGTGCGCAAATGGTAATTTTATCGAAAGCTTAATTActctttatttactttttaacgtTAGTATCAAAtggtaattaattacatactAGTACGTATgagtaaaagttaattaaaatgtcttatttattttttttcgagcgatagataaatttaaatagttttttttttatttgattaaaagtTCGCCGATAAATAGTTTAAAGTTTGCCGGAATATAATTCTCTCTCTCGAGAGTAAAACAACCGGAAAGGAAGGCTAATGAAAATGTCTAACGTTTATATACCGAGTTTAAGTCGCAGTGCAGTGCAATTATACACTGAGAAATATAACATAAAAGCTTGAGAGTATGCACTAGTTACCAGTGTGccaggtatatatatatatgcatgcaGCGCATATGAGGATAAAGATCACTCGTGTTGCATCGATCGTGCACGTGCACAAGTTTTACGAGGTCGTTAAACtcaacgttttattttttaatagtccACTGAAATGTAAATACACATTATGCTTACATAtactatttgtatatatagatatagatatatcaaAGTGTTACAACTATTGTCACAATTAATCGGCTCGTCAAACCAGAGTAAGCAACGACCTTCGGCGTCAGAGTGTAAGACCTTTGATACCACTTCAATAATTCATTACAGAATAGCGAATGTTTCGTGAAAATTCTCTCCATTTTCCTCGTTACAAACACATtgtatactaaatatatatactagaaCTAGAATTCATGTTTCGCATCCatgtatgtttattttaatgtctgTTGTGTAAGTTGAGCATATTTTCATGCTGTCTTAAGCCGATCAAATGCTCGGAAATTATAATCCACATACATTTCATCTCCTTTTTAGTATAAGATACCAAAGGAAAGAAAATGTTTTGAGTCCTAGAACATTTACAGAAACATGTGTCTGGAGATCTCCTCAGTGTGtccatttgatatttttttttttttcattttacctTCTGATTATCATCCGACATGATTTTCGAGGCTCTTGTGGTGTAAAATAGTATGAAATACTGAaggaaaatagtatattacacacctagggaagtaaagtaagaaatgtctcagatcacatgtaattgttggccgaggcgaagccgaggtcaacaaacatgtgatctgaggctttcttatttacttcccgaggagtgtatactatttttctcctcgacggaggcggaaagcggcaacttcgttttgcacagcgggacgaaagttgatgctttccgcccggaggtgagaaaaattttttacagtcctAGACCATCCACAGAGGGTCGATGTCATCTCCTCTGCGTGTCCAtcggatattttatttttattctagcTTCTGGTTATCATCCGACATGATTTTCGAGGCTCTCccaatgtaaaataataaaaaaccgaAATCCCTGTGTCGCTTTTcatacattaattttaatgtatatcgttttgaaaatttttctgctgtCTTTAGCCCACCAGGTGTTCGGAAAAAAAGCTTCACATACATTTCTCCTTTTTATATACGGATATACCAACTACCATTAATCAATACATCTTGCCGTACTCTACCGCAATGTATAttgtatttactttttttccaattatttttcttatcgtTTCTTCTTACTTTTCACAATAATTGTGAAACGGAAAATATCCAGAGCTCGTTAGAGTTCAGCTATACTCcaataaatgaaataacagAGTTACCGAAGGTCGTCAcgtaattcaataattttttaaaaatatttcttgtagTGCAGTACATGTAAGTGAAGTTATAATTAGATTGCCATCGAGTGttgattaaagaaaaatgggttgggataaaaaaaatataattaaatgaacTTGTTGATGACTCGGCGTGTAAAGcttacgaaaataaaatttgcatACTCGGGTAGTGATATGAGTACAAGTCAGGCAGGCAAGCAAATAAGCAGAGTAGAATATAAGAGCATAAGTAAAATGTTGTCGATTGGGTCTTTCCCGTTCCAAAGTCCAACCGCGCACACGTGCTTCTTCATCGCCTTGtagtatatttgtatgtagTCGTCATTGTTACGTGTGGTCTTGGCcgacctaaaaaaaaacttgttccCAAATTCATCCTTGCGTATACTATAAACACAACACCCAActtctatatttattatatccgCCAGTGTGactttaaatgtttaaaaaaatatatttttatataaaactttattttacttctagattttttttatttttttcggacCCCGCCTTTAAACTACGATTAGATGGACCGATAAGTTAAAGCCCAGTGACTATTTccggcgagaaaaaaaatgataaaaaaatacgacGACTGTGGAcatggatgaaaaaaaataacctggagaaataaagaaagaaaGCGAGTCTATATAAACTCCCACGCGGTTCACATACGGATAAAAGGCACACGcgtacatatatagatatatgtcgagtatataaatatatgtgtatatatacatgAACAGACTCGAGGTCCGCGGACTTTGGACTCGAGAGCCCGCACTCGTTCTCTGTCTCACTCTATATATTTACGATGTCCCCGATATCTCTCCGTCTCTTTCATCTTTCTCTGTTATTCTTATCTCACTTTACATACACGGACTATCTGAATCTTCAGTTGACAAACTCCTAttactgaataaatttttatttacaacaacacaacgataaattaatataattatttataccttgacattttttaaaacaaattttattgtatttttttttaaataataaacaaatgtcattattaaataacaaacattattatcattacaatGTAGTATATATACACCCATATTtgcttttataatttacattaCATTAACATGTATAtttagatttcataaaaatgttattttccaAAATGCATCCGTTaataatcttttttatttttttattttttgaatgacgctattattaaaatgataaatggaCACAGCAGCAGGCACCGTCGTTTTTACATTAAACTAATTGCCGGTGATTtgcataataaaaacattaacaAACTGTGCATGTGTGGGTGGGTGTGTCTGTCTCGGGAAGagtgacattttttaaaatgaagataaaattaaaaaatttaaacataaaacgGCTAAACGCAACGACTACTGACGTGGACAAAGTACACCAGCAGCAACCAGCTACTATTCATTTGATGGGCAATTCAGCCCCCGGCATCATCCCCGTGTATATAATACTGCTGTCGTTGGTATCCGGCTGTTTAATCTCACTGTATACCTCTCCGACAATAGAGGGCATTTATCCGCGAACAAAAGACCCAGTAATAGCCACTACATACGACGGGACAGGATACATCGGGCATTATATGTCAACCCCGCACCGTACCGGTAATACGCTCCGGACTCAAAGTCCTCCTTTTTTACACTCGACAATTGTTAGCTACGATTTTTCCATTCGCTccattgtatttttttttaaaccacaCACTGCGATACTTTaagctcatatttttttttaatatgcaataaatatatcaatttgttttaatttactgTTCAATACTAAATACTCTTTACACTCATGCTGACCAGCATCCGGCtacacatttatatatatatatatatatatctatatatgtctacctgtatataaatattgatttttatggTCTGTTtctaattgttttattgaaaCAATGACCTCAATGTGCTCTCGAGATCTAAAGGAAAATATGTACTCTGTTTATATAAACCGGAGcactaagtttttttttataaacaaaagtttgaatttattttcattgtgtACTTTACACTGACTATAAATCACTCATGTTATTTCTATTGCTCTTTAAACTCGAATAGTTTGtgctatatatgtatatacacagtaaaaaatattctgtgGTTAAAAACGGtctgtgataaattttttgtgttgattattttgcGATAAAtcatgattctgaagttagcggacgtctaattttttttttatttttttttaaacagtaaattataaaaaaaaaatatttgaaaaaattgcacctgtagtttttttaattttctacatgtgcatacttttagttttttttttcgaaatttgtttgttaaaaaaaaaatccaaaaattgttaattgtccgCTAACTTCAAGATCTTGATAAATCAACACATTTCATGtgtttctttaaattttaaatcgatctACAATTCAAAACTCTAAATATGTTACCTAGTACagaaatagaaattaataatgattattaagtgttactttgtgttgaaattttgaCACAAATTTAGAGTTGAAAGTCAACACAAATAGTCTGCgtaaacacaaattttgacaattttaaCAAATGTTTTACTGTATAtatgcactgaaaaaaaaggatttcttgggctaagaaattttttcaaggcctcatgaaaattttagtttttaattcaagatggaaaatatttattgcgtccagaaatatgatcctgaagttatcagacatttaaaaatttttgtttttcaacaaatcaattgcaaaaaaataaaataaaaatatgcacatgtagaaaatttaaaaaactacaggtgcaatttcttcaaatattttttttttatggtacatcgtctaaaaaaaaaatccaaaaattattaaacgactgctaacttcagtatcatccagaaatcttttttttctgtatatatttatcttgttTCTATTGGAAAACAATATGCggtaaatcattaaaataactttgccAAGAAtgtaaaatgttaatttaataattgcgTGATTCGAACTCAATCTGCTAAAGTTATGGCATATTTCGAGTTTATTTCCTGCCGCATCAGATGGATTCCTCTGATGGCATTTAGATAACTTGTTAAATTGAACTTGTATTGTagatgtatacatatatttatatgatggATGTGTGATGTGAGAATgacaaagataaaataaaaaacaataagcGGAGGAGGTTGATCATGACAATGAAGACATGTCATTTATTAGCACGACACGTAGACAGTGGCCTTGCGTAAATTACTAGTCTGAGTAACTTATTGAGACGGTCAGGTGTTTGACAGATAAAAAACTCAatgtacttttatttaattacaccGACAATTACTAACAATATCCCCGGTCGTTTTGCTGAGTAACTGTGGAATTTTATGGccaagttaaataaatacaagaaATCAGATTTcactttgaaaataaattttctaagtcATTTTGGAAAAATTCGACTTGTGAGTCGTCTGACAAAACGTCTTATGATTTActagtatagattttttataacaaatatatgaaataaattttgattcgcTATTAGCAAATGACAAGATTTATGAAAATGgcgggaaaattcaaattttacaaaatatgttACCAAAAATTTATCGACAATAAAATGTATAGTAAAAGTGAAtttcatattaatatattcagttataaatatagatttaaattaatcaaaataaattattatttgaatttaatcataaaaaactttggcaataaataaatcggGGAGAAACTTTAGGTCGGTGATaatataattgttaaaatatgaagtttttattaatttagtagAAATACAAGGGATTAAGGACTTGATATTAGATAAGTAACGGCGGGAGAGCCGATCGTTAATATTTCTTGGGCTTGTTTACGTCTTTTTCATCCGGTTTAAAACGAAGCACGTACGTGGGGTAGCGACCGGTTATTCGCGATCGCGAGTCGCCGCGAGTACGTGATCCACACCACGTCCAGAAGATAAAATACTAATTTATacaggtttatttttatatcacgTCAAcgaaagagtaaaaaaaaaactgagaaGATAATCTCGGCAATGTTTTCTCAACAAATTGCAAAAAACAATTATAActtgttgtttatttttttttagttttttatttatacgtaaattggttttttattttttaaattaaattgtacggaactttttttaatcggaaaaaaagtaaatggaAAACTGGGTTATCAACCCGGGGTcgtcatatttaaataaactttaaaaactatatttcaaacaatttattaaacaaacaaCAAATATGTAGCGAATAAAGTCATTTGAATATCAGATTAAGTTACTTTTTTGTGGTGACTGTATAATAATCCAATCGAAAtgttttggaatttttattaataggccagactaaaataaatatattgcgCGTTTTGaaactttacaatttttttattcatcggTTGGTTTGAAtaaattggattttttttatcatggattttaattttgttcctTCTTTTCCAGGCTTGCAACTGTCTTGGAATAAGTAAAGAATGTGATTACTTTGGACTTAAATATCAGAATGCTAAGGGCGAAGAGCTTTGGTTAAATCTACGTAATCCCATTGAGAGACAAACAGGCGGAGTTGCACCTCTGCGGTTTGCGTTGAGAGTTAAATTCTGGGTACCGCCTCACTTATTATTACAAGAAGCAACCAGGTGAATTATTAATACAATATACATGTAGAATAGTAaatgtgtatatattataattataataataataataacaataactgtTAAcagcaaaattaaattaatatacaatGCGAATTGTTTCAGACATCAATTCTACTTGCACTCGCGTCTGGAACTGCTGGAGGGCAGACTTAAAGTTACAGACTGGGCATCAGTTGCAAGACTAGTGGCATTGTTGGCGCAAGCTGAAGCTGGGGATTACGATCCATTGTCTCCACCGCATGGGCTTTATTCCCAGTGCTGTCAAATTCAGCCCGGCGGTCCTTGCGAACCTAAACCCCACGATTTTCTCCATCGAATAATTCAACAGcacaaagaaataaaagtgAGTTCGCTCTCTtgtccaaattttttatttatttatttatttttttttccatctcaaCTCACAACTCGGATGCATAATACAATCTCccataaaaagtttatttattcattagttttttttatcgcttTAACTTACGGGCACTTTCCAGGGAATGAAAGCTTCAACGGCCGAGTACTGGTTGCTGAAGGAAGTATCGAATTTGGATACGTTCGGCCAGGAAATGTTTCACAGTAAATTTGGTTCAAATGCGGTGTCGATGATCGGCGTTGGACCCCACGGAATCACCGTCTACCGCGGAGAGAACGACGAGAAACAAAAGTACGTTGGTAATTAGAGTAATTTATTTGCCAACAAGTAGGCgcagatttttaaaatgaatgatTGCGTGATTATTTCAGTATACCCTACACGGCCATACAGAGTGCGACATCCCAGAGACGGATGTTCCACCTGATCTACCTGTCTCTTGACGGTGAAGAAACGTCATTGGACTTTAAATTAGACTCTAGTCAATCAGCGAGTGGATTGTACCGGGCTATTACGGAAAAACATGCCTTTTACAGCTGTGAAACCGTCAGGAGCGCCGTCACTGCTCAGTTTATACGTGATCTCAAGGTAATACAATCATTATTCATCCACTTACATACTCAGCTTATACAACAATACTCCATTAAATGGAGaaaatcttaataaataacaaaactcTGCATACATTCAAggcaatatatttatataaacgcGATATCATTTGTTATTCCAGGGAactattatttctattttcaacGAGGACTCGACCCTGGGTAAAAAATATGTCTTCGATATCCGTAGAACTTGCCGGGAGGTGTATGATAATGCTCGGAGAGCACTTTACTGCGAGGCTGTGAATATTGGGTTGCCAGACGAAAGTCAACTTCTAGATAAGCATGACTGTGGAGATTGTGAAAATTCAAAGTGCAAGGTATAGTCTTTTGTTCTTATCTGGCATCTCCTCCTCccacttcttcttcttcttctcctCATAAATTCATTCCCGTCGGTCTATTAtatt is a window encoding:
- the LOC130667750 gene encoding V-type proton ATPase subunit G, which gives rise to MASQTQGIQQLLAAEKKAADKVTEARKRKARRLKQAKEEAQDEIEKYRQEREKQFKEFEAKHMGSKEGVAARIDADTKLKIEEMNSQLLTHKDPVIQKILELVYDIKPELHPNYRPDV
- the LOC130667748 gene encoding E3 ubiquitin-protein ligase MYLIP; its protein translation is MWCLVSQANSVILEVQVDPRAIGRECLEKACNCLGISKECDYFGLKYQNAKGEELWLNLRNPIERQTGGVAPLRFALRVKFWVPPHLLLQEATRHQFYLHSRLELLEGRLKVTDWASVARLVALLAQAEAGDYDPLSPPHGLYSQCCQIQPGGPCEPKPHDFLHRIIQQHKEIKGMKASTAEYWLLKEVSNLDTFGQEMFHSKFGSNAVSMIGVGPHGITVYRGENDEKQNIPYTAIQSATSQRRMFHLIYLSLDGEETSLDFKLDSSQSASGLYRAITEKHAFYSCETVRSAVTAQFIRDLKGTIISIFNEDSTLGKKYVFDIRRTCREVYDNARRALYCEAVNIGLPDESQLLDKHDCGDCENSKCKESRECLARLLDAMLCRICMDRSLDTALFPCGHAVACVECARRCERCPLCRADIDHCRTIYLPIEFAHVDSNKHNNNTINNNNNNNFKQLPMDRGESTLSISQSEDVINQANPRNDTDISSHGI